Genomic segment of Planctomycetota bacterium:
TTCTCGTCGCTGGCGATTGACGCGGTCCACCAGCACCGGGTGCTGTTCTGGGGCGTGCTCGGAGCGCTGGTGACGCGCGGGGGGATGATCGTCGTCAGCGCCGCGTTGATCGCCCGGTTCCACTGGATCTTCTGGGTGTTCGCCGCGATCCTCATCGTCACCGGCCTGCGGATGCTCGTCGCCCGGCACGCCGACGAATCCCCGGCGCCGGGGCTGCTCCTCCACCTCCTCCGCCGGCTGTTCCCCGTCGCCGACGATGCCGGGAGCGACCGATTCCTCGTGCGGCGCTCGTCCGCCGCGGGGGTCGGCGGCTGGGCGCTGACCCCGCTGGCACTGGCGCTGCTCCTCGTCGAGGGGGCGGATCTCGTGTTCGCCGTCGACTCGATCCCGGCGATCTTCGCGATCACCGCCGACCCGTTCCTGGTGTTCACCAGCAACGTGTTCGCGATGCTCGGCCTGCGGTCGTTGTTCTTCGCGTTGGCGGGGATCGTCCGCTCGTTTCGCTACCTCAAGCCGGCGTTGGCGCTGGTGCTCGTCGTGGTCGGCACGAAGATGCTCGCCGCCGAGCAGCTCCGCCACCTGCTCGGCGATCACTTCAACCTCGGCCTCCTCGCCGTCGTGGCGGGGATCATCGCCGGCGGGATCGGGCTGTCGATCCGTGCCGACCGGCGCGAGAAGGGGGCCTGGGGCGACGTGCCGACGACACCCCTCGCGACGGAGGCCTGAGCCGGCGACGAGCGCTCAGGAAGCCGGCGTGGGCTGGGCGCGGGCGGTCCGCGCCGTCCGCGCCGCCTGGCGCCGCGTCTCGAGGGCGTCGCCGATCTCGGCTGCCAGGGCGGGCGAACGGTCGAGGAGGTCGCCGACGGCGGCCGGATCGAGCGACACGACGCGCAGCTCCGCGTCGGCGACGACTTCGATGTCGTCGCGGGCCGAGCCGACCGCGAGCTGGTCGCCGAGGCAGTCACCCGGGCCGAGGGCCCCGATCCGCACCCGCTGCCCGGACGCGTCGCGCGTCCACAGATCCGCGTGGCCGCCGACCACCAGACCGAATCCGCTGAACCGGCGCCGCGACGAATGGACCGTCTCGCCGGCGGCGTACTCGAGCACCTCCGCCGGGCGCGATGCCGCCGTGGCGACCGCGGCGCGGTAGCGGGGCTGCTCGGCGACGAGGTCGGCGGCGTTCGGCGCCGGCTTGCCCGGGCTCTCGCCCGGCGCGTACTCCATCTGGATCGGGAACGGGATCGTGAGACCGGTGCGGCGGACGGTGTACCAGATCCGCGTCATCACCAGGTCGCGGATCGCAGGGACGTCGTCCTGGGCGGCGACCGAGAAGATCACCCGGTAGATCACCGAGAAGTCGGCGTAGTTGACCGTCCGCACCAACGGCGGGGGGTCGGCGAGCACCCCCGGCGTGTCGGCGAGCATGTCGAGGACGATCCGCTTGACGCGGTCGGGGGGATCGTCGTAGCTGAGCCCGAGCTCCACCACCTCGGTGCGCACCGGGGTCGGACGCGAAAGGTTGCTGAACTCGCTCTTGTAGAGGGAGACGTTGGGGACGACGTGCAGCTCGCGCGTCGGCGTCTCGATGTGGATGCTGCGCCAGTTGATCCCGATCACCTTCCCGGTGACGCCGCCGGCCGTGACCCAGTCGCCGACGGCGAGCGGGCGCTCGAAGAGGAGCATCAACCCCGAGACGAGGTTCCCGAGCGGTTCCTGGAGGGCCAGGCCGATGACAACCGAGCCGACGCCGAGGGCCGTCAGCGCGCCCCCGACGTCCTGGCCCCAGACCTTGGAGTAGATCACCAGGCCGCCGATGGCGACGAGGCCGAAGCGGACGAGGTCACGGAACAGCGTCGGTACGCGCTCCTGCCACGAACCCACCGTGGCGCGGCCGAAGAACAGGTCGTTGAGGAGCCTCGTGAGCGTGAACAGCGCGGCGATCCAGAACCAGGTCTCGGCGAGGCGGACGACGAGCCCGTCGGCGGGAAGCCCGAGGACCACCGCCACGAACGCCAGCAGCGCCGCCGCCGGGACCAGCAGCGAGCGCACGGTGCGCAGCGACCGGGCCAACGCGATGCCGCGGCGCTCGCAGGCCGCGATCGCCTCGCCGAGCACGACCATCACCAGGGGAAACCCGATCGCCAGCCCGATCGCCGGCCAGAAGCCGGGCACCTGGCGGGCGATCTCGGGTTCGGACAGCCAGTTCATCGCCCCTCCGCTCGGTCGAGGCTCCAGGTCTCGATCGGCGCCCGTCCTTCGAGCGTGACCGACTCGGGACCGTGGAACGTGAACAGGTCGCCGGTCCGCTCACGGACGCGGCCGGTCACCCGGATCGCGGTGCCGTCGGCGGCGAGCCGGCGCGCGACGGCGACGGTGTCGCCCCACAGGTCGTAGAGGAACTTCCGCCGGCCGACGACCCCGCCGACGACCGGGCCGCAGTTGATGCCGATCGCGGCCCGGACGTCGACGCGATGCTCGCGTTGGAACGCGGCGACGAGGCGCTCGATCGAGCGGCCGAAATCGATCATCCGCCGGGTGTGGTCGGGCCGGGCCACCGACAGCCCGCAGACGGCGAGGTACGAGCCGCCGATGGCGCGGACCTTCTCGACGCCGGCCGCCTCGGCCGCCTCGTCGATCGCCGCCACCAGGTCGCCGACGGCCGCCAGCGCCCGGGCGTCGCCGTCGCGGGCGGCCAGGGCGTCGACCCCGGCGAGGTCGGCACAGAGCACCGTGACGTCGGCGAACTCGCGGCTCGCCCGCTCGTCGCCGTCGCGCCGCTGCTCGACGGCCGAGGCGGGGAGGATCGAGAGGAGCAATTCCTCGTTCCGGATCACCTGCTGCTCGAGCTGCTCCTTGCGCCGACGGATGTCGATCGCCATGTCGTTGAACACGCGGCCGAGCTGGCCGAATTCGTCGTCGGTCGCGACCGGCACGGCGACGTCGGTCTGCCCGGCGCCGAGCCGACGGGCCGCGTCGGCGAGGCGCACCAGCGGCCGGGTGAGGAGGTGGGAGAAGAGCAGCGCCAGCAGCGTCGAGCCGAGCGCCAGCCCGCTGGCGACGCCGACCACGGTCCGGCCGAAGCGGCGGATCGGGGCGTCGGCCTCGGCCACGAACCCCTCCGGGTCCTCGTGCATGAAGCGCGACCGGCTGCGGAGCGTGTGGTCGGGACCGACCAGATAGCATTCGCCGCTGGCCCCCAGGCCCTGCGATTGCCAGTCGAAGTTGTTGGTCAGGACCTTGTTGATCGAGTCGATCGGAAACTGGATCGCGAGGATCCCGATCATCTGCGCGTTGTCGAAGATCGGGCTGATGGCGAACCCCATCGCCTTCCCGAGGCGGGGACGGTAGCGCTCGAAGTCGACGATCCGGAAATCGTCGCGGTCGCGGTCGCCGCGCAGGCTCCGGACCTTCGCGGCGAGGAGGGTGCCGGCGGAGGGGCCGGTCTCGAGATTGGTCCCGAACTCGGGCGTCTTCTGGTAGCTGTAGACGATGTCGAGTGTCTCGGCATCGATGAGCATGATGTCTTCGAAGCGGAAGATCCGGACGGCCCGCGCGAACGCGGGGTGGAACCGGGCGTGCGCGGCGGCGTAGGCGGAATCGTCGTCGGGATGCTCGACGAGATCCTGGCGGGCCGTGGGCAGGGGGTTGGACGCGATCCAGCGCTCCTGCGCGCGCCGGGCCGCGGCTCCCTCGGGAAGATGCCCAAACGGCGGAGCATGAAACGCCTCCTGGGATGGCGCCCGCCACCCCCTGAAGGGTAGCCGGCGGCCGGGGCCGCGCGCGGTTGCGAAGACCGTGCCGGCCACGGAATCGGGATCGTCCACGAGGCTCGTGACGATCGTAGCGACGGCGACGGGCGCACCGGAGCCGCGGCGTCCCCGCGGTGCCGCGCCCGCCGTTCACTGCGGCGCACGACGTTCTCCGGGGGGCGGAGCGACAGGGGCCGCAGACGGAGGTCCGCCGGGCCCGACGAGAACCGCGGCTGCCGCCGCCAGTTCGTCGCGCGACAGCCGGCCGTCGCCGTCGGCGTCGAAGCGCAGGAGCATCTCGACGAGCATCCCCGGATCGGGACCGCGGAACCCGCCGCCCCCGTCCCGGCTACGGCCTTCCTCGTCCCGCGCGCGGAGGGCCGCGAGCAGCCCGTCGCGCGTGGCGAAGCCGCGCCGGTCGGGGTCGGCCCGGTTGCGGATCCGCTGGAACCGCGCCGGCAGCTCGAGTGCGGTCAGGCGGCCGTCGCCGTCGGCGTCGAACGCCATGATCGCCTCGAGCGTCTCCTCGGGAGCGGGGGGCTGGGCGACGGCGATCCCGGCAAAGCCGATCGCGACCGCGCCCCACCAGCGGGCGAGAGACGGAGAGGGGCGAAGCATGGCACACTCCCGGCGGACAGCTTGGCAACCCGAGCGGCGGGATGGCCGTTCAATGCGGCGGAGGCCACCGCGGCTGCGGGACGTTCGGCTCGGCCCGATCGACCAGACTACACGTTCGGAGCGTTTTCGATGTCTTCCCGTCGACTCATCCCCGCGCGGGTGGCAGCGGCACTGGTCGTCGCGCTGGCGCTTGTGCGAATGACTCCCGGCCAACCACCGAGCGGTCGCGACGGGCTCGTGCCCTCCTCCGGGCCCGGAGGGAGCTTCGGACCTGGTTTCGGCGGGCCTGGCGGTGGTTTCGGCGGCTTCGGGGGGCCGGGGGGCGGCGACATCGCGCTGGTGGACGAGCTCGATGCCGACGGCAACGGCCGGCTCGACGGAGAGGAACGCACGGCGGCGCGCGAAGCGGCCCGCGCGCGGCGCCGGGGCGGTGGCGGGCCCCGCGGGTTCGGCGGCCCCCGCGGCACTCCGCAGCCGGGACCCCGTGTCGCGCCGGCCGACGTCGCCGGAGGAGGCGATGCCGACCTCTACGACACCGGCGTCCTCCGCACGCTGTTCCTCGACTTCGCGACCGACGACTGGGAAGAGGAGCTGGCCGATTTCTACGGGACCGACGTCGACGTGCCGGCGCGGCTGTCCGTCGATGGGCGAGTGATCGAGGGGGTCGGCGTCCATTTCCGGGGTGCCTCGTCCTACTTCTCGGTCCCCGCGGGTTGGAAACGCTCGCTGAACGTGTCGATCGACCACACCGATCCCGAGGCCGATCTGCTCGGCTACCGGACCCTCAACCTACTCAATGCCAACAGTGACCCGAGCCTGATGAGCACGGTGCTCTACTCGCACATCGCCGGCGAGTATCTCCCCACGCCGCGGGCCAACTTCGTCCGCTTCGTGATCAACGGCGAATGCTGGGGCGTGTACGTCAACGTCCAGCAGGCCGACAAGACCTTCTTCCGCGAGCGCTTCGGCAGCTCCAAGGGGCACCGTTGGAAGGTCCGTGGGAGCCCCGGCGGGCGCGGCGGCCTCGAGTATTTCGGCGACGATCCCAAGGCCTACCGACGGGTGTTCGAGATCAAGTCAAAAGACACGGACGCCGCGTGGCGCGACCTGATCGACCTCTGCAGGATCATCCACGACACGCCGCTGCAGCGCCTCGAGGAAGCCCTCCGGCCGCGGCTCGACATCGACGGCGTGCTCTGGTTCCTCGCCCTCGACACGGCGCTGCTCAACAGCGACGGCTACTGGACCCGGGCGAGCGATTACACGCTGTTCGAGGACGCCGCAGGGGTGTTTCACCTCGTGCCGCACGACATGAACGAGGCGTTCGGCCTGGCGCGGATGGGGGGACCGCCGGGGGGCTTTGCGGGAGGACCCGGCGGCCCGCGCGGGCCCGGGGATGGCGGCGTCGCGCTCGATCCGCTCGTGGCGATCGACGACCCGGGAAAGCCGCTCCGCGCCGGGTTGCTCGGGATCCCGACGCTCCGGGAGCGCTATCTCGACCACGTCCGGACGATCGCCCGTGACCGACTCGACTGGGAGGTCGTCGGCCCGCTCGTGGCACGCTGGCGGGCGCTGATCGAAGATGCGGTCCGTGCCGACACGCGCAAGCTGTCATCGACGGAGGCGTTTCTCGCGGTCACGGCGCCCGGCCCGGTGCCACCGGAGGCGGATCGTTCCGCCACGCTCCGCGAGCTCGTCGAACGGCGCCGCACCTTTCTGCTTGAATACCGCGATCCGAACGGTGGCTCCGCGTCCGCCGACCCCGCCGGGAGCTCCACCCGATGAACGACTGGCTGCTCGACGCCTTTCCGGGCGACGCCGAACTGCAACTCTCCGACGTCGTCATCCGCCTCGTCGCGGCGCTTCTCCTCGGCGCCGTCGTCGGGACCATCTACCGCGTCACCCGCTCCCGGCCCGCCGTCGGCCGTGCCGACCTGACCCAGACGCTGCTCCTCCTCGCCGTCGTGATCGCGATGATCACGTTGGCGATCGGAAGCAACGTCGCCCGCGCGTTCAGCCTCGTCGGTGCGCTGGCGATCGTCCGGTTCCGCAGCGTGGTCGACGATCCGCGCGACACGGCGTTCGTGATCCTCGCCGTCGCCGTCGGGCTGGCGGTGGGAGCGGGGTTCCTCGTCGTGCCGTTGGTCGGCCTGCCGATTGCTGCCGTCGTCGCGCTCGGGTTCGCGGCCCGCGCCCGGGGCCGCGATGCCGGCCCGGTGCCGTGCCGGGTCGTCGTGCGCGTCGATCCCGACCGCGATCCGGCCGGGCTGTTCAAAATCGTCACCGCGGCCCTGCCCAACGCCCGGCTCGAACGCGCGGGCACGGCGAAGAAGGGCACGGTCGTCGAACTCGTCTACGCTGCCCGTCTCGCCGACCCCGCCGCGGGCGTGGCACTGGTGCGCCGGCTCCGTGGCGAGCCGGGGGTGGCGGCGGTCGACCTGGTCTGCCGGCCGAAGTCCTGACGTCGGCCGAGTGCGTCGGCGCCGTGGGGAGTCATGCCGCTCAAGTGTCTGCGGGCGGCGGGTGTGCGTCGAGCACGTCGCGATGGAGCGCGTCCGCGTCGCGATGCCGGTGGAGACGGTGGTGGTCGTGAGCCAGCCGGCGGTCGTCGGGGCGGTCTGCTGCACCTGGTGACGGTGGCCGCGGCGACGAGCCGGACGATGGCGGGGGCAGCGGAAGCCCCGGCCGGCCCGACCCGAGCCGAGGCGGAATCCGACCGGTCGCTTATGATCGACGGTGTCGTCAGGTATCGCACAGGGCCAACCGGAGGGCCCGCGGGTGAGCGAGCAGATCGGTGTCGTCCTCGTGTTTCTCGGGCTGTTCCTCATCTGCGGGGGGCTGTTCGTCCTCGGGCTGCGGGGCCTGCGGGTCCTGTTCGGCACGGTTCCGGCGCGGCGGTTGGTCATGCCGCTGGCGCTGTGCGGCGCCGGGTTGGTGATCGGCGCGGCACCGATCGCGGCGCAGCGCGTCTGGCTGGCCGTCGTCGGCCTCGGGCCGCGCGAGCGCGTCGTCGAAGGGCGCGTGGCGATCACGCTCACCGGCTGGGATCGGAAAGACTACTCCTTTCTCCGCGGCCGTCCCGACGTCGAGATCCTCGAACTGGCCAATCCCGACGTCACCGACGAGACGCTCGACATCCTCCGCGACCTGCCGCGGCTCCGTGAGCTCTCGCTCGACGACTCGCAGGTCGGCGACGCCGGGCTCGACCTTCTCCGCGCCTTTCCGGCGCTGGTCAGCCTGCGGCTGGCGCGGACGAAGATCACGGCCGCGGGCGTGGAGGCCTTTCTCCAGGCTCCGCCCCCGCACCTCGAGCAGCTCGACGTCTCCGGCAACGGCATCCCTGCCGCACCGCTCCGCGCCTGGAAGAACGCCGCGCCCGAGGGAACCGCGCGCCGCTACCTCAATTGATCCCGGGTTTCCCCTGAGGTTCACGCGATGAGCATTCCGCGTCCCGTCCTCCGCGCGGCGTCGCCCGGCGATGCCGGCAGCGCCGCCTATCTCTGCGAGGCCAGCGCCCTGGCGTATCTCCCCGAGGCCGAGGGAAAGCGGGCGTTCGCCGAGATCCTCGGCCTCGACGCCCGGCTGTTCAGCGTCGACAACACGCAGGCCTGGCTGGGCGACGACGACGACCACGTCGTCGTCGCCTTCCGCGGCACCGAGTCGCCGACCAGCCTCGACGGCCTCAAGGACGTCCTCCTCACCGACGCCATGAACCTCCTCGTCGTCCCCGAGGGGCGCCTCGGCCACGACCTCGCCGCCGCCGGGGTCGGGGCCCGTTTTCACAAGGGGTTCGTCGACGCGATCGCCGGGATTTGGCCGCCGCTGGTGACGGCGGTCGAGGGGGAGGTCACGAAGCGCGACCGGCCCGTGTGGCTCACCGGCCACAGCCTCGGCGGGGCGCTGGCGCTGCTCGCCGCCTGGCTGCTCAAGCGGCGGTTCATCGCCGTCGAGGAGGTCTCGACGTTCGGCGCGCCGATGATCGGCAACGCCGCCGCCCGCGAAGCGTTCAACCGGGAATTCGCCGGCCGGGTCCACCGCTACGTCAACGGCCGCGATCCCGTCCCCAAGCTGCCGGCGTTGTCGCTGGTCGCCAACGAGTTCGTCCATGTCGATCGCGAGCGGCTTCTCGGGCCCCATCCGATGACCGGCCTCGGGGAGATGCTCGGCGGGCTCGTGTCGCGCGCGGCGGGGGGGCTGCTGGCAGGCGCGCTGCTCGACGACGCCTGGAAGGGGATCAACGACGAGGTGGCGATGCATTTCCTCGACCACTACCGGCAGCTGCTCCGCGGATGAAAGC
This window contains:
- a CDS encoding adenylate/guanylate cyclase domain-containing protein, producing the protein MAGTVFATARGPGRRLPFRGWRAPSQEAFHAPPFGHLPEGAAARRAQERWIASNPLPTARQDLVEHPDDDSAYAAAHARFHPAFARAVRIFRFEDIMLIDAETLDIVYSYQKTPEFGTNLETGPSAGTLLAAKVRSLRGDRDRDDFRIVDFERYRPRLGKAMGFAISPIFDNAQMIGILAIQFPIDSINKVLTNNFDWQSQGLGASGECYLVGPDHTLRSRSRFMHEDPEGFVAEADAPIRRFGRTVVGVASGLALGSTLLALLFSHLLTRPLVRLADAARRLGAGQTDVAVPVATDDEFGQLGRVFNDMAIDIRRRKEQLEQQVIRNEELLLSILPASAVEQRRDGDERASREFADVTVLCADLAGVDALAARDGDARALAAVGDLVAAIDEAAEAAGVEKVRAIGGSYLAVCGLSVARPDHTRRMIDFGRSIERLVAAFQREHRVDVRAAIGINCGPVVGGVVGRRKFLYDLWGDTVAVARRLAADGTAIRVTGRVRERTGDLFTFHGPESVTLEGRAPIETWSLDRAEGR
- a CDS encoding EF-hand domain-containing protein, whose protein sequence is MAFDADGDGRLTALELPARFQRIRNRADPDRRGFATRDGLLAALRARDEEGRSRDGGGGFRGPDPGMLVEMLLRFDADGDGRLSRDELAAAAAVLVGPGGPPSAAPVAPPPGERRAPQ
- a CDS encoding DUF4956 domain-containing protein, whose protein sequence is MNDWLLDAFPGDAELQLSDVVIRLVAALLLGAVVGTIYRVTRSRPAVGRADLTQTLLLLAVVIAMITLAIGSNVARAFSLVGALAIVRFRSVVDDPRDTAFVILAVAVGLAVGAGFLVVPLVGLPIAAVVALGFAARARGRDAGPVPCRVVVRVDPDRDPAGLFKIVTAALPNARLERAGTAKKGTVVELVYAARLADPAAGVALVRRLRGEPGVAAVDLVCRPKS
- a CDS encoding spore coat protein CotH, translated to MSSRRLIPARVAAALVVALALVRMTPGQPPSGRDGLVPSSGPGGSFGPGFGGPGGGFGGFGGPGGGDIALVDELDADGNGRLDGEERTAAREAARARRRGGGGPRGFGGPRGTPQPGPRVAPADVAGGGDADLYDTGVLRTLFLDFATDDWEEELADFYGTDVDVPARLSVDGRVIEGVGVHFRGASSYFSVPAGWKRSLNVSIDHTDPEADLLGYRTLNLLNANSDPSLMSTVLYSHIAGEYLPTPRANFVRFVINGECWGVYVNVQQADKTFFRERFGSSKGHRWKVRGSPGGRGGLEYFGDDPKAYRRVFEIKSKDTDAAWRDLIDLCRIIHDTPLQRLEEALRPRLDIDGVLWFLALDTALLNSDGYWTRASDYTLFEDAAGVFHLVPHDMNEAFGLARMGGPPGGFAGGPGGPRGPGDGGVALDPLVAIDDPGKPLRAGLLGIPTLRERYLDHVRTIARDRLDWEVVGPLVARWRALIEDAVRADTRKLSSTEAFLAVTAPGPVPPEADRSATLRELVERRRTFLLEYRDPNGGSASADPAGSSTR
- a CDS encoding mechanosensitive ion channel; the protein is MNWLSEPEIARQVPGFWPAIGLAIGFPLVMVVLGEAIAACERRGIALARSLRTVRSLLVPAAALLAFVAVVLGLPADGLVVRLAETWFWIAALFTLTRLLNDLFFGRATVGSWQERVPTLFRDLVRFGLVAIGGLVIYSKVWGQDVGGALTALGVGSVVIGLALQEPLGNLVSGLMLLFERPLAVGDWVTAGGVTGKVIGINWRSIHIETPTRELHVVPNVSLYKSEFSNLSRPTPVRTEVVELGLSYDDPPDRVKRIVLDMLADTPGVLADPPPLVRTVNYADFSVIYRVIFSVAAQDDVPAIRDLVMTRIWYTVRRTGLTIPFPIQMEYAPGESPGKPAPNAADLVAEQPRYRAAVATAASRPAEVLEYAAGETVHSSRRRFSGFGLVVGGHADLWTRDASGQRVRIGALGPGDCLGDQLAVGSARDDIEVVADAELRVVSLDPAAVGDLLDRSPALAAEIGDALETRRQAARTARTARAQPTPAS
- a CDS encoding lipase family protein; this encodes MSIPRPVLRAASPGDAGSAAYLCEASALAYLPEAEGKRAFAEILGLDARLFSVDNTQAWLGDDDDHVVVAFRGTESPTSLDGLKDVLLTDAMNLLVVPEGRLGHDLAAAGVGARFHKGFVDAIAGIWPPLVTAVEGEVTKRDRPVWLTGHSLGGALALLAAWLLKRRFIAVEEVSTFGAPMIGNAAAREAFNREFAGRVHRYVNGRDPVPKLPALSLVANEFVHVDRERLLGPHPMTGLGEMLGGLVSRAAGGLLAGALLDDAWKGINDEVAMHFLDHYRQLLRG
- a CDS encoding TerC/Alx family metal homeostasis membrane protein; amino-acid sequence: MITAWLAFVALFVVLLALDLGVFHRRPHVVSVREALGWSAVWIALGLAFSGVVYVAYERHWAGLGTAVDAVDGTVNTGITAVEKYLTGYVVEKSLSIDNIFVIAMIFSSLAIDAVHQHRVLFWGVLGALVTRGGMIVVSAALIARFHWIFWVFAAILIVTGLRMLVARHADESPAPGLLLHLLRRLFPVADDAGSDRFLVRRSSAAGVGGWALTPLALALLLVEGADLVFAVDSIPAIFAITADPFLVFTSNVFAMLGLRSLFFALAGIVRSFRYLKPALALVLVVVGTKMLAAEQLRHLLGDHFNLGLLAVVAGIIAGGIGLSIRADRREKGAWGDVPTTPLATEA